From Streptomyces durmitorensis, a single genomic window includes:
- a CDS encoding ParA family protein, whose protein sequence is MGGSVHCEPEVEESESLRSDANIAGPMTDPVPGPRTESAGEDVSRETPPPMDDTPIGRAAQLAVEALGRAGEGLPRPEQTRVMVVANQKGGVGKTTTTVNLAASLALHGARVLVIDLDPQGNASTALGIDHHAEVPSIYDVLIDSKPLSEVVQPVPDVEGLFCAPATIDLAGAEIELVSLVARESRLQRAIQAYEQPLDYILIDCPPSLGLLTVNALVAGAEVLIPIQCEYYALEGLGQLLRNVDLVRGHLNPHLHVSTILLTMYDGRTRLASQVADEVRTHFGEEVLRTSIPRSVRISEAPSYGQTVLTYDPGSSGALSYFEAAREIALRGVGIRYDVQHAHMGAQNDQHSTTEGMQ, encoded by the coding sequence ATGGGAGGCTCTGTTCATTGCGAGCCTGAAGTCGAGGAGAGTGAATCCTTGCGGTCCGACGCCAACATCGCGGGACCGATGACCGATCCGGTCCCCGGTCCCCGTACCGAGTCGGCGGGGGAGGATGTTTCACGTGAAACACCGCCCCCGATGGACGACACCCCTATCGGTCGTGCTGCCCAACTGGCGGTGGAAGCCCTGGGCCGTGCAGGCGAGGGCCTGCCACGACCCGAGCAGACCCGAGTCATGGTGGTTGCCAATCAGAAGGGTGGAGTGGGCAAGACGACGACAACCGTCAACCTCGCCGCTTCGCTCGCTCTGCACGGCGCGCGCGTCTTGGTCATCGACCTCGACCCGCAGGGCAACGCCTCCACGGCTCTGGGCATCGACCACCACGCGGAAGTGCCGTCCATCTACGACGTGTTGATCGACAGCAAGCCGCTCTCCGAAGTCGTGCAGCCGGTCCCTGATGTCGAGGGACTGTTCTGCGCCCCGGCCACCATCGATCTCGCCGGTGCGGAGATCGAGCTGGTGTCACTGGTGGCGCGGGAGAGCCGACTGCAACGGGCGATCCAGGCGTACGAGCAGCCGCTGGACTACATCCTCATCGACTGCCCTCCGTCGCTCGGTCTGCTGACGGTCAACGCTCTGGTTGCCGGCGCGGAGGTGCTGATCCCCATCCAGTGCGAGTACTACGCACTGGAAGGCCTCGGCCAGCTCCTGCGCAACGTCGATCTGGTGCGGGGGCACCTCAACCCCCATCTGCACGTCTCGACGATCCTGCTCACCATGTACGACGGCCGCACCCGGCTCGCCTCACAGGTGGCGGACGAGGTGCGCACCCACTTCGGCGAGGAGGTCCTGCGGACGAGCATTCCCCGCTCGGTCCGCATCTCCGAGGCGCCGAGCTACGGCCAGACCGTGCTCACCTACGATCCGGGGTCGAGCGGTGCCCTCTCGTACTTCGAGGCGGCACGGGAGATCGCGCTACGCGGCGTCGGTATTCGCTACGACGTACAGCACGCCCACATGGGCGCCCAGAATGATCAGCACAGCACGACGGAGGGGATGCAGTGA
- the recF gene encoding DNA replication/repair protein RecF (All proteins in this family for which functions are known are DNA-binding proteins that assist the filamentation of RecA onto DNA for the initiation of recombination or recombinational repair.): MHVTHLSLADFRSYARVEVPLDPGVTAFVGPNGQGKTNLVEAVGYLATLGSHRVSSDAPLVRMGAERAVVRAAVRQGERQQLIELELNPGKANRARINRSSQVRPRDVLGIVRTVLFAPEDLALIKGDPGERRRFLDELITARSPRMAGVRSDYDRVLKQRNTLLKSAALARRHGGRSMDLSTLDVWDQHLAAAGAELLAQRLDLIAALQPLADKAYEQLAPGGGPVALEYKPSAPGEGHTRDVLYEQLIAALEEARKQEIERGVTLVGPHRDDLLLKLGQLPAKGYASHGESWSYALALRLASYDLLRAEGNEPVLVLDDVFAELDARRRERLAELVAPGEQVLVTAAVDDDVPGVLAGARFAVADGVVERV; the protein is encoded by the coding sequence ATGCACGTCACGCATCTGTCGCTGGCCGACTTCCGCTCGTACGCCCGGGTCGAGGTCCCTCTCGATCCGGGCGTCACCGCGTTCGTGGGCCCCAACGGCCAGGGCAAGACGAACCTCGTGGAGGCCGTCGGCTATCTCGCCACGCTCGGCAGCCACCGGGTCTCCTCGGACGCCCCGCTGGTGCGCATGGGCGCCGAGCGCGCCGTCGTCCGGGCCGCGGTCCGGCAGGGCGAGCGCCAGCAGCTGATCGAGCTCGAGCTCAATCCGGGCAAGGCCAATCGCGCCCGTATCAACAGGTCCTCGCAGGTCAGGCCCCGTGATGTGCTCGGCATCGTACGCACGGTGCTTTTCGCGCCCGAGGATCTAGCGCTGATCAAGGGTGACCCCGGTGAGCGCCGGCGCTTCCTCGACGAGCTGATCACGGCGCGCTCCCCGCGCATGGCGGGCGTGCGGTCCGACTACGACCGCGTGCTGAAGCAGCGCAACACCCTCCTGAAGTCGGCGGCCCTGGCGCGGCGGCACGGCGGGCGTTCCATGGACCTGTCCACGCTCGACGTCTGGGACCAGCACCTCGCGGCCGCGGGCGCCGAACTGCTCGCGCAGCGGCTCGACCTGATCGCCGCGCTGCAGCCGCTCGCCGACAAGGCGTACGAGCAGCTGGCACCCGGCGGCGGGCCCGTCGCGCTGGAGTACAAGCCGTCGGCGCCGGGCGAGGGCCATACGCGCGACGTTCTGTACGAGCAGTTGATCGCCGCCCTCGAAGAGGCGCGCAAGCAGGAGATCGAGCGGGGCGTGACGCTGGTCGGGCCGCACCGCGACGACCTGCTCCTGAAACTGGGCCAGCTCCCCGCGAAGGGGTACGCGAGCCATGGCGAGTCCTGGTCGTACGCCCTGGCGCTGCGGCTGGCCTCGTACGACCTCCTGCGCGCCGAGGGGAACGAACCGGTGCTCGTCCTGGACGACGTGTTCGCGGAGCTCGACGCGCGCCGCAGGGAGCGCCTCGCGGAGCTGGTGGCGCCGGGCGAGCAGGTCCTGGTGACGGCCGCGGTGGACGACGACGTGCCGGGCGTGCTCGCAGGGGCACGGTTCGCGGTGGCGGACGGCGTGGTGGAACGCGTATGA
- the rnpA gene encoding ribonuclease P protein component: MLPTEHRLRRREDFATAVRRGRRAGRPLLVVHLRSGATDPHAPGESVPQTRAGFVVSKAVGGAVVRNKVKRRLRHLMRDRVAQLPPGSLVVVRALPGAGDAAHAQLAQDLDAALQRLLGGGAR, translated from the coding sequence GTGCTGCCTACCGAGCATCGGCTGAGGCGGCGCGAAGACTTCGCGACCGCGGTACGCCGAGGACGACGGGCCGGACGCCCGCTTCTCGTCGTCCATCTACGTAGCGGTGCAACGGACCCGCACGCGCCTGGGGAGAGCGTTCCCCAGACGCGTGCGGGTTTCGTCGTGAGCAAGGCCGTTGGCGGAGCTGTCGTACGCAACAAGGTGAAGCGCAGGCTTCGCCATCTGATGCGTGACCGGGTGGCCCAGCTGCCCCCCGGTAGCCTGGTAGTCGTACGAGCGTTGCCCGGTGCGGGTGACGCCGCCCATGCACAGCTGGCCCAAGACCTGGACGCCGCTCTTCAGCGGCTGCTGGGAGGGGGCGCTCGATGA
- the dnaA gene encoding chromosomal replication initiator protein DnaA has product MADVPADLAAVWPRVLEQLLGEGRGHGIDAKDERWIKRCQPLALVADTALLAVPNEFAKGVLEGRLAPIVSESLSRECGRPIRIAITVDDSVGDPMDRPTPPAPPLQQQPGQQQQQRYDEPEQHPGPGQGHDSYDGYGRRTSDEHSSGRGPDQLPTARPAYPDYQRPGPGAWPQQQPQQQDDYGWQQPRLGFPERDPYASPQQPQHDYRSQPPQGRSPYEQHRQDRQDQQDRHDRRERHEQSPGSGGHDPRGGGHGNGHGVHGHGAPGPLAAQPAPASAPGEPTARLNPKYLFDTFVIGASNRFAHAAAVAVAEAPAKAYNPLFIYGESGLGKTHLLHAIGHYARSLYPGTRVRYVSSEEFTNEFINSIRDGKGDTFRKRYREMDILLVDDIQFLASKESTQEEFFHTFNTLHNANKQIVLSSDRPPKQLVTLEDRLRNRFEWGLITDVQPPELETRIAILRKKAVQEQLNAPPEVLEFIASRISRNIRELEGALIRVTAFASLNRQPVDLGLTEIVLKDLIPGGEDASPEITAPAIMAATADYFGLTVDDLCGSSRSRVLVTARQIAMYLCRELTDLSLPKIGAQFGGRDHTTVMHADRKIRALMAERRSIYNQVTELTNRIKNG; this is encoded by the coding sequence GTGGCTGACGTACCTGCCGATCTTGCCGCAGTGTGGCCACGAGTTCTGGAGCAGCTGCTGGGTGAGGGGCGGGGGCACGGGATCGACGCGAAGGACGAGCGCTGGATCAAACGCTGTCAGCCGTTGGCGCTGGTGGCCGACACCGCGCTCCTCGCCGTCCCGAACGAGTTCGCCAAGGGCGTGCTCGAGGGACGGCTCGCCCCCATCGTCAGTGAGTCGCTGAGCCGCGAGTGCGGTCGCCCGATCCGTATCGCCATCACGGTGGACGACTCGGTCGGCGACCCCATGGACCGGCCCACTCCGCCGGCGCCGCCCCTCCAGCAGCAGCCCGGCCAGCAACAGCAGCAGCGCTACGACGAGCCCGAGCAGCACCCCGGCCCCGGTCAGGGACATGACTCGTACGACGGTTACGGCCGCCGCACCTCGGACGAGCACTCCTCGGGCCGCGGGCCCGACCAGCTGCCGACCGCCCGCCCCGCGTACCCCGACTACCAGCGCCCCGGTCCCGGCGCCTGGCCGCAGCAGCAGCCCCAGCAGCAGGACGACTACGGCTGGCAGCAGCCGCGGCTCGGCTTCCCCGAGCGGGATCCGTACGCGAGCCCCCAGCAGCCCCAGCACGACTACCGTTCGCAGCCGCCGCAGGGCCGCTCCCCGTATGAACAGCACCGCCAGGACCGGCAGGACCAGCAGGACCGCCACGACCGGCGTGAGCGGCACGAGCAGTCGCCCGGTTCCGGAGGCCATGACCCCCGGGGCGGCGGCCACGGCAACGGCCACGGCGTCCACGGCCACGGCGCCCCCGGCCCGCTGGCCGCACAGCCGGCCCCCGCGTCGGCGCCCGGCGAGCCCACCGCGCGCCTGAACCCGAAGTACCTCTTCGACACCTTCGTGATCGGCGCCTCGAACCGGTTCGCGCACGCGGCGGCCGTCGCCGTCGCCGAGGCGCCCGCCAAGGCGTACAACCCCCTCTTCATCTACGGAGAGTCCGGGCTCGGCAAAACGCATCTTCTGCACGCGATCGGGCACTACGCCCGCAGCCTCTATCCCGGCACGCGCGTGCGCTACGTGAGCTCCGAGGAGTTCACGAACGAGTTCATCAACTCCATCCGCGACGGCAAGGGCGACACCTTCCGCAAGCGGTACCGCGAGATGGACATCCTGCTCGTCGACGACATCCAGTTCCTGGCGAGCAAGGAGTCGACGCAGGAGGAGTTCTTCCACACCTTCAACACGCTCCACAACGCGAACAAGCAGATCGTTCTCTCCAGTGACCGGCCGCCCAAGCAGCTGGTGACGCTGGAGGACCGGCTGCGCAACCGCTTCGAGTGGGGGCTGATCACCGACGTCCAGCCGCCGGAGCTCGAGACGCGTATCGCCATCCTTCGTAAGAAGGCGGTGCAGGAGCAGCTCAACGCCCCGCCGGAGGTCCTGGAGTTCATCGCGTCCCGCATCTCACGCAACATCCGTGAGCTCGAGGGCGCGCTGATCCGGGTCACGGCCTTCGCCTCGCTCAATCGGCAGCCGGTGGACCTGGGCCTGACGGAGATCGTCCTCAAGGACCTGATCCCGGGCGGCGAGGACGCCTCTCCGGAGATCACGGCTCCGGCCATCATGGCCGCGACGGCGGACTACTTCGGACTTACGGTGGACGACCTCTGCGGATCCTCGCGCAGCCGCGTCCTTGTGACGGCCCGCCAGATCGCGATGTACCTCTGCCGTGAGCTGACGGACCTCTCGCTGCCCAAGATCGGCGCGCAGTTCGGCGGCCGCGACCACACGACCGTCATGCATGCGGACCGCAAGATCCGCGCGCTGATGGCTGAGCGGCGCTCGATCTACAACCAGGTCACCGAGCTCACCAACCGCATCAAGAACGGCTGA
- the rpmH gene encoding 50S ribosomal protein L34: MSKRTFQPNNRRRAKTHGFRLRMRTRAGRAILANRRGKGRASLSA, translated from the coding sequence GTGAGCAAGCGCACCTTCCAGCCGAACAACCGTCGCCGCGCCAAGACCCACGGCTTCCGCCTGCGGATGCGCACCCGCGCCGGCCGCGCGATTCTCGCGAACCGTCGTGGCAAGGGTCGCGCCAGCCTTTCCGCTTAA
- a CDS encoding DUF721 domain-containing protein: MSAEEPAKDTSQGPQDAPKDTPRTPEPSGIDLARVALRAAKEQARARGDAAQQKKQARRGGLRSGARADGRDPQPLGSAINRLITERGWETPAAVGGVMGRWPQIVGDDLAKHCVPQKYDENERTLTVQCDSTAWATQLRLMAPQLVARLNEDLGHGTVRLIKVLGPGGAPRRFGPLRAPGSTGPGDTYG, translated from the coding sequence ATGAGCGCCGAAGAGCCCGCCAAGGACACCTCCCAAGGCCCGCAGGACGCTCCCAAGGACACGCCGAGGACGCCCGAGCCCTCCGGCATCGATCTCGCCCGGGTCGCCCTGCGTGCCGCCAAGGAGCAGGCACGCGCGCGTGGCGATGCCGCGCAGCAGAAGAAGCAGGCCCGCAGGGGCGGTCTCCGTTCCGGCGCGCGCGCCGACGGGCGTGACCCGCAGCCGCTCGGCTCCGCGATCAACCGCCTGATCACCGAGCGCGGCTGGGAGACGCCGGCCGCGGTCGGCGGGGTGATGGGCCGCTGGCCGCAGATCGTCGGCGACGACCTGGCCAAGCACTGCGTCCCGCAGAAGTACGACGAGAACGAGCGGACCCTGACCGTGCAGTGCGACTCCACGGCGTGGGCGACGCAGCTGCGTCTCATGGCCCCCCAGCTGGTCGCGCGCCTCAACGAAGACCTGGGCCACGGCACCGTGCGCCTCATCAAGGTCCTTGGTCCCGGCGGCGCCCCGCGCCGCTTCGGACCCTTGCGCGCGCCGGGCAGCACGGGCCCCGGGGACACCTACGGCTGA
- a CDS encoding protein jag — MTEGTTAPAEAEVEAGDTLTRLEQEGEIAADYLEGLLDIADLDGDIDMDVEADRAAVSIISDSNSRDLQKLVGRDGEVLEALQELTRLAVHRETGDRSRLMLDIAGYRAKKREELSELGAKAAAEVKSSGEPVNLKPMTPFERKVVHDAVKAAGLRSESEGEEPQRFVVVLPA; from the coding sequence GTGACGGAAGGCACCACCGCCCCCGCCGAGGCCGAGGTCGAGGCCGGCGACACTCTTACCCGCCTTGAGCAGGAGGGCGAGATCGCGGCGGACTACCTCGAGGGTCTGCTGGACATCGCCGATCTCGACGGCGACATCGACATGGACGTCGAGGCCGACCGCGCCGCTGTCTCGATCATCAGCGACTCGAACAGCCGCGATCTGCAGAAGCTCGTCGGCCGTGACGGTGAGGTCCTGGAGGCGCTCCAGGAGCTGACGCGCCTCGCGGTGCACCGTGAGACCGGTGACCGCAGCCGCCTGATGCTGGACATCGCGGGCTACCGCGCCAAGAAGCGCGAGGAGCTCTCCGAGCTGGGTGCCAAGGCCGCGGCCGAGGTGAAGAGCTCCGGTGAGCCGGTCAACCTCAAGCCGATGACGCCCTTCGAGCGCAAGGTCGTGCATGATGCGGTCAAGGCCGCCGGTCTGCGCAGCGAGTCGGAGGGCGAGGAGCCGCAGCGCTTCGTCGTTGTGCTTCCCGCCTGA
- the yidC gene encoding membrane protein insertase YidC, whose translation MDTIASLFSFITTPVSWVIVQFHSLYGAIFGPDTGWAWGLSIVSLVILIRICLIPLFVKQIKATRAMQTLQPEMKKIQERYKSDKQRQSEEMMKLYKESGTNPLSSCLPILAQSPFFFALYHVLSGIASNDTIGVIDKPLLESAQKAHIFGAPLAAKFMDSEEKVAALHASLTDVRVVTAIMIVLMSFSQFYTQRQLMTKNVDTTVKTPFMQQQKMLMYVFPIMFAVFGINFPVGVLVYWLTTNVWTMGQQMFVIRRNPTPGSKAQAAFLERLQKQLTHTKKVRGRGNTNVIKAIVAKGRDRNEFERKFINGLSKEGLVAQADGSVAPSESAVATETEDGTPAAGGGAPKRQQPKRQSKSQRQSAAAHGKAESDTETPSDAKTSLEKTPDEPEDAAPKGKAAGGKTGSGNARSQAKSGQRKGQQRPKHPTKK comes from the coding sequence GTGGACACGATTGCCAGTCTGTTCAGCTTCATCACGACACCCGTTTCCTGGGTCATCGTCCAGTTCCACTCTCTGTACGGGGCGATCTTCGGCCCTGACACGGGCTGGGCCTGGGGCTTGTCCATCGTGTCCCTGGTGATCCTGATCCGTATCTGCCTGATCCCGCTCTTCGTGAAGCAGATCAAGGCGACCCGGGCGATGCAGACGCTGCAGCCCGAGATGAAGAAGATCCAGGAACGCTACAAGAGCGACAAGCAGCGTCAGTCCGAAGAGATGATGAAGCTGTACAAGGAGTCGGGCACCAACCCGCTCTCCTCGTGCCTTCCCATCCTGGCGCAGTCGCCGTTCTTCTTCGCCCTGTACCACGTGCTCTCCGGCATCGCGTCGAACGACACCATCGGCGTCATCGACAAGCCGCTGCTCGAGAGCGCGCAGAAGGCGCACATCTTCGGCGCCCCGCTGGCCGCGAAGTTCATGGACAGCGAGGAAAAGGTCGCGGCGCTCCACGCCTCGCTGACCGACGTCCGCGTCGTGACCGCGATCATGATCGTCCTGATGTCGTTCTCTCAGTTCTACACACAGCGCCAGCTGATGACGAAGAACGTGGACACGACGGTCAAGACGCCGTTCATGCAGCAGCAGAAGATGCTGATGTACGTGTTCCCGATCATGTTCGCCGTGTTCGGCATCAACTTCCCCGTCGGTGTTCTCGTCTACTGGCTGACCACCAACGTGTGGACCATGGGCCAGCAGATGTTCGTGATCCGCCGGAACCCGACTCCGGGCTCCAAGGCCCAGGCCGCGTTCCTCGAGCGCCTGCAGAAGCAGCTCACGCACACCAAGAAGGTGCGGGGCCGTGGCAACACGAACGTCATCAAGGCGATCGTCGCCAAGGGCCGTGACCGCAACGAGTTCGAGCGCAAGTTCATCAACGGTCTGAGCAAGGAAGGCCTGGTGGCCCAGGCCGACGGTTCCGTCGCGCCGAGCGAGTCCGCCGTCGCCACGGAGACCGAGGACGGCACTCCGGCCGCCGGTGGCGGTGCCCCGAAGCGGCAGCAGCCCAAGCGTCAGAGCAAGTCGCAGCGCCAGTCCGCCGCCGCACACGGCAAGGCGGAGAGCGACACGGAGACGCCTTCGGATGCGAAGACGTCGCTGGAGAAGACTCCGGACGAGCCTGAGGACGCCGCTCCCAAGGGCAAGGCCGCGGGCGGCAAGACCGGGTCAGGGAACGCACGCAGCCAAGCCAAGTCCGGGCAGCGCAAGGGCCAGCAGCGCCCCAAGCACCCGACGAAGAAGTAG
- the yidD gene encoding membrane protein insertion efficiency factor YidD, whose product MKYPLLALIKLYQWTISPLLGPVCKYYPSCSRYGYLAIDRHGAIKGTALTAWRILRCNPWSLGGVDHVPPRKRPRWHEMLRATWQERKGGPSAAGVPSGETSPDNPSPAAETPSHAQGA is encoded by the coding sequence ATGAAGTACCCACTGCTGGCTCTGATCAAGCTGTATCAGTGGACGATCAGTCCTCTGCTTGGTCCGGTGTGCAAGTACTACCCGTCGTGCTCCCGCTACGGCTACCTGGCCATCGACCGGCACGGTGCCATCAAGGGAACGGCGCTTACGGCCTGGCGCATCCTGCGGTGCAATCCGTGGTCGCTCGGTGGTGTCGACCATGTCCCGCCGCGCAAGCGCCCGCGCTGGCACGAGATGCTGCGTGCCACGTGGCAGGAACGCAAGGGCGGGCCCTCCGCCGCTGGCGTGCCGTCCGGAGAGACCTCCCCGGATAACCCGAGCCCGGCCGCCGAGACCCCGTCCCATGCTCAAGGAGCCTGA
- the gnd gene encoding phosphogluconate dehydrogenase (NAD(+)-dependent, decarboxylating), producing MELGLVGLGKMGGNMRERIRRAGHTVIGYDRNPDVADVHSLEELVGKLKGPRVVWVMVPAGAATQSTVDELAELLQPGDVVVDGGNSRWTDDEKHAEELAAKGIGFVDCGVSGGVWGLKNGYALMYGGDAENIAKVQPIFDALKPEGDFGSVHAGKVGAGHFSKMVHNGIEYAMMQAYAEGWELLEKVDSVTDVREVFRSWQEGTVIRSWLLDLAVNALDDDEHLAKLRGFAQDSGEGRWTVEAAIDNAVPLPAITASLFARFASRQDDSPQMKMIAALRNQFGGHAVESKSEH from the coding sequence ATGGAGCTCGGTCTCGTCGGCCTCGGCAAGATGGGCGGCAACATGCGCGAGCGCATCCGCCGCGCAGGCCACACCGTCATCGGATACGACCGCAACCCGGACGTCGCGGACGTCCACAGCCTCGAAGAGCTTGTGGGCAAGCTCAAGGGTCCGCGTGTCGTATGGGTGATGGTTCCGGCCGGAGCCGCGACGCAGTCCACCGTCGACGAGCTCGCCGAGCTGCTCCAGCCCGGCGACGTCGTCGTGGACGGCGGAAACTCCCGCTGGACGGACGACGAGAAGCACGCCGAGGAGCTCGCGGCCAAGGGCATCGGCTTCGTCGACTGCGGCGTCTCCGGCGGCGTCTGGGGCCTGAAGAACGGCTACGCGCTGATGTACGGCGGTGACGCCGAGAACATCGCGAAGGTCCAGCCGATCTTCGACGCCCTCAAGCCCGAGGGCGACTTCGGTTCCGTGCACGCAGGCAAGGTCGGCGCGGGCCACTTCTCGAAGATGGTTCACAACGGCATCGAGTACGCCATGATGCAGGCCTACGCCGAGGGCTGGGAGCTCCTGGAGAAGGTCGACTCCGTCACGGACGTGCGCGAGGTCTTCCGCTCCTGGCAGGAGGGCACGGTCATCCGTTCCTGGCTGCTCGACCTCGCGGTCAACGCCCTGGACGACGACGAGCACCTGGCGAAGCTGCGCGGCTTCGCGCAGGACTCCGGAGAGGGCCGCTGGACGGTCGAAGCCGCCATCGACAACGCCGTGCCGCTGCCCGCGATCACGGCCTCGCTCTTCGCCCGCTTCGCCTCGCGGCAGGACGACTCCCCGCAGATGAAGATGATCGCGGCGCTGCGCAACCAGTTCGGCGGTCACGCGGTCGAGTCCAAGAGCGAGCACTGA
- the rsmG gene encoding 16S rRNA (guanine(527)-N(7))-methyltransferase RsmG, translated as MTEAAELPSAPEQARAVFGERFSDAVRYAELLADAGVQRGLIGPREVPRLWERHLLNCAVLSEVVPENVMVCDVGSGAGLPGIPLALVRPDLKITLLEPLLRRTTFLTEVVELLGLDHVTVVRGRAEEVLGKLPPVHVVTARAVAPLDRLAAWGVPLLRPYGEMLLLKGDTAEEEVKAAGAALGKLGAVTTSVLHVGEGVVDPLSTVVRVEVGESPGGVRFAAKRAKAARTGRTRRRR; from the coding sequence GTGACGGAGGCAGCGGAGCTCCCCTCGGCGCCCGAGCAGGCCCGGGCGGTATTCGGTGAGCGCTTCTCGGACGCGGTCCGGTACGCGGAGTTGCTGGCCGATGCGGGAGTGCAGCGCGGCCTGATCGGTCCTCGCGAAGTGCCTCGACTGTGGGAGCGGCATCTGCTGAACTGCGCGGTCCTCTCCGAGGTCGTGCCCGAGAACGTAATGGTCTGTGATGTCGGCTCGGGGGCGGGCCTGCCGGGCATTCCGCTGGCTCTCGTCCGGCCGGACCTGAAGATCACGTTGCTTGAACCCCTGCTGCGCCGGACGACCTTTCTCACCGAAGTGGTCGAGCTGCTCGGACTCGACCACGTGACGGTGGTGCGTGGGCGCGCCGAGGAGGTCCTTGGCAAGCTGCCTCCCGTCCACGTGGTGACCGCGCGGGCCGTTGCGCCACTGGACCGTCTTGCGGCCTGGGGAGTGCCTCTCCTGCGCCCCTATGGGGAGATGCTGTTGCTCAAGGGCGACACGGCCGAGGAAGAGGTCAAGGCCGCGGGGGCCGCTCTGGGCAAGCTCGGCGCGGTGACCACCTCGGTGCTGCACGTCGGTGAGGGAGTGGTGGACCCGCTGTCAACGGTCGTGCGGGTGGAGGTCGGGGAGAGCCCCGGCGGTGTGCGCTTCGCGGCCAAGCGCGCGAAGGCTGCCCGGACGGGGCGGACGCGGCGTCGTCGCTGA
- the dnaN gene encoding DNA polymerase III subunit beta, translating into MKIRVERDVLAEAVAWAARSLPARPPAPVLAGLLLKAEEGALSLSSFDYEVSARVSVDAEIDDEGTVLVSGRLLADICRALPNRPVEISTDGVRATVVCGSSRFTLHTLPVEEYPALPQMPTATGTVPGEVFASAAAQVAIAAGRDDTLPVLTGVRIEIEGDTVTLASTDRYRFAVREFLWKPENPEASAVALVPAKTLLDTAKALTSGDTVTLALSGSGAGEGLIGFEGAGRRTTTRLLEGDLPKYKTLFPTEFNSIAVIETAPFVEAVKRVALVAERNTPVRLSFEQGVLILEAGSSDDAQAVERVDAQLDGDDVSIAFNPTFLLDGLSAIDSPVAQLSFTTSTKPALLSGKPALDAEADEAYKYLIMPVRLSG; encoded by the coding sequence GTGAAGATCCGGGTGGAACGCGACGTACTCGCAGAGGCGGTGGCGTGGGCGGCGCGCAGTCTCCCGGCCCGGCCTCCGGCACCTGTCCTGGCGGGCCTGCTGCTGAAGGCCGAGGAAGGCGCACTGAGCCTGTCGAGCTTCGACTACGAGGTCTCGGCGCGTGTCTCCGTCGACGCGGAGATCGACGACGAGGGCACGGTCCTCGTCTCCGGTCGCCTGCTCGCCGACATCTGCCGCGCCCTTCCCAACCGTCCGGTGGAGATCTCCACAGACGGTGTGCGGGCCACGGTGGTCTGCGGCTCCTCGCGATTCACACTCCACACACTTCCTGTGGAGGAGTACCCCGCGCTGCCGCAGATGCCCACCGCGACCGGCACGGTCCCCGGTGAGGTCTTCGCTTCGGCTGCCGCCCAGGTGGCCATCGCCGCGGGCCGCGACGACACGCTGCCCGTCCTGACCGGCGTACGCATCGAGATCGAGGGCGACACGGTCACCCTCGCCTCCACCGACCGCTACCGCTTCGCGGTCCGCGAGTTCCTGTGGAAGCCGGAGAACCCCGAGGCCTCCGCGGTCGCCCTGGTCCCCGCCAAGACGCTCCTGGACACCGCCAAGGCGCTCACGAGCGGCGACACGGTCACCCTGGCGCTGTCCGGCTCCGGTGCCGGTGAGGGCCTGATCGGCTTCGAGGGCGCCGGCCGGCGTACGACCACGCGTCTCCTCGAGGGCGACCTGCCGAAGTACAAGACGCTCTTCCCCACGGAGTTCAACTCGATCGCGGTCATCGAGACCGCCCCGTTCGTCGAGGCCGTGAAGCGCGTCGCCCTGGTGGCCGAGCGGAACACTCCGGTGCGGCTCAGCTTCGAGCAGGGCGTGCTGATCCTGGAGGCCGGCTCCAGCGACGACGCACAGGCTGTGGAAAGGGTCGACGCCCAGCTCGACGGCGACGACGTCTCGATCGCCTTCAACCCGACGTTCCTGCTCGACGGCCTGAGCGCGATCGACTCCCCGGTCGCCCAGCTGTCGTTCACGACGTCGACGAAGCCCGCGCTCCTGAGCGGCAAGCCCGCCCTGGATGCCGAGGCCGACGAGGCGTACAAGTACCTGATCATGCCTGTACGTCTGAGCGGCTGA